The Aliiroseovarius pelagivivens genome contains a region encoding:
- a CDS encoding ribonuclease J: MSADRLIYLPLGGAGEIGMNAYVYGYGKPGKERLILVDLGVTFPDMDTTPGVNLIMPDISWLAANVDRLEAIFITHAHEDHVGAVGRLYSKLKAPIHARPFTRYHAQRKMEEAGQVPEAVITAGVYPQVIEAGPFKVSYLPLSHSIPESAGLIIDTPAGRIVHTGDFKLDETPVLGDAFDEELWREVAKPGVKALVCDSTNVFSPAPGRSEAEVGPELVTLLKDAPHMVVATTFASNVARVKQLADAGKAAGRSVCLLGRAMRRMVQAGIETSVLHDFPTTVTPEDARDIPRENLMLIVTGSQGERRAASAQLARGKYMGLSMAEGDMFLFSSKTIPGNERGVIRIMNAFSEMGVELVAENDRYHVSGHANRPDLLRVHEIIDPQMVIPMHGEHRHLREHAKLAEQGGRSSLVVVNGAVCDLTGDVPHVVEHVETDRIYLDGDILIGALDGIVRDRIRLALNGHVIVNVILDGNEPLGEPWVELMGLPEVGKSKAPLVDVLEQDLGQFLMRASNKTLRDEDKLGDELKRIARKSTNDEIGRKPEVTIVVSRLE, encoded by the coding sequence ATGAGTGCTGACCGTCTGATTTACCTCCCGTTGGGGGGCGCCGGCGAGATCGGCATGAACGCCTATGTCTATGGCTATGGCAAGCCCGGCAAGGAACGTCTGATCCTTGTGGATCTGGGCGTCACCTTCCCGGATATGGATACGACACCGGGTGTAAACCTGATTATGCCCGATATTTCGTGGCTTGCGGCAAATGTCGACCGTTTGGAAGCGATTTTCATCACCCACGCGCACGAGGATCACGTGGGCGCAGTGGGTCGGTTGTATTCGAAACTGAAGGCGCCGATCCATGCACGTCCATTCACCCGATATCATGCGCAGCGCAAGATGGAGGAAGCAGGACAGGTGCCCGAAGCGGTGATCACGGCTGGTGTCTATCCACAGGTAATCGAAGCTGGGCCGTTTAAAGTCAGCTATCTTCCGCTCAGCCATTCGATTCCCGAAAGTGCGGGTTTGATCATCGACACACCTGCGGGCCGGATCGTGCATACGGGCGATTTCAAACTGGATGAAACACCGGTTCTGGGCGACGCATTTGATGAAGAGCTGTGGCGCGAGGTGGCGAAGCCCGGTGTGAAAGCACTGGTCTGCGACTCGACCAACGTGTTTTCCCCCGCTCCGGGCCGCTCGGAAGCCGAGGTCGGCCCCGAGCTGGTAACGCTGTTGAAAGACGCCCCCCATATGGTGGTAGCAACCACATTTGCCTCGAACGTGGCGCGGGTAAAGCAGCTCGCGGACGCGGGTAAGGCTGCAGGCCGCTCGGTCTGTCTGTTGGGACGCGCCATGCGGCGGATGGTTCAGGCGGGGATCGAGACCTCGGTTCTTCACGACTTCCCAACCACGGTGACGCCGGAAGACGCGCGCGATATTCCTCGCGAGAACCTGATGCTGATCGTGACCGGATCGCAGGGCGAACGCCGTGCCGCTTCGGCGCAATTGGCGCGCGGAAAATATATGGGCTTATCGATGGCGGAAGGGGACATGTTCCTGTTCTCGTCCAAGACCATTCCGGGCAACGAACGCGGTGTAATCCGCATTATGAACGCGTTTTCCGAGATGGGAGTCGAACTGGTAGCCGAAAACGATCGCTATCACGTGTCCGGTCACGCCAATCGCCCCGATTTGCTACGTGTGCACGAGATCATTGACCCGCAGATGGTTATCCCAATGCACGGCGAGCACCGCCATCTGCGCGAACACGCCAAACTGGCCGAACAGGGCGGACGGTCCTCGTTGGTCGTGGTGAATGGCGCGGTCTGTGACCTGACCGGCGATGTGCCACATGTGGTGGAACATGTTGAAACGGATCGGATCTATCTGGACGGAGACATCCTGATCGGTGCCCTGGACGGGATCGTCCGCGACCGGATCCGGTTGGCGTTGAATGGCCATGTGATTGTGAATGTCATTTTGGATGGCAACGAACCGCTGGGCGAACCGTGGGTCGAGCTGATGGGCCTGCCCGAGGTCGGCAAATCCAAAGCGCCGCTTGTCGACGTGTTGGAACAGGATCTGGGCCAGTTCCTGATGCGTGCGTCAAACAAGACGTTGCGTGACGAAGACAAGCTGGGCGATGAACTGAAACGCATCGCACGCAAGTCCACCAATGACGAGATTGGGCGCAAGCCGGAAGTGACCATCGTGGTCAGCCGGTTGGAGTGA
- a CDS encoding DEAD/DEAH box helicase has protein sequence MTKFSDLKLSPKVLKAIDEAGYESPTPIQAGAIPPALEGRDVLGIAQTGTGKTASFTLPMISALARGRARARMPRSLVLCPTRELAAQVAENFDVYAKHVKLTKALLIGGVSFKEQDQLIDRGVDVLIATPGRLLDHFERGKLLLTGVQIMVVDEADRMLDMGFIPDIERIFGLTPFTRQTLFFSATMAPEIERITNTFLSNPERIEVARQATTSETITQELCMFKASRRDRAASEKRKLLRALIDREGDKCSNAIIFCNRKTDVDICAKSLSKYGYDAAPIHGDLEQSKRMEVLDGFRAGTLRFLCASDVAARGLDIPNVSHVFNYDVPGHAEDYVHRIGRTGRAGREGKAIMICEPRDEKNLDAIERLIENAVPRVDNPLKADSPLKDEKPKRSRAKPDEEKAEKPVRKRRTEKPKEDVVEAAPAEQPQPEAKPERNERNERNERNERNKPRGRGNNRGGGNKVVGMGDHLPEFIAKSFDERRAG, from the coding sequence ATGACCAAATTTTCTGACTTGAAACTCAGCCCCAAGGTGCTGAAAGCTATTGACGAAGCGGGCTATGAAAGCCCCACCCCCATTCAAGCAGGCGCTATTCCCCCTGCCCTTGAAGGCCGCGACGTGCTGGGCATCGCCCAGACCGGCACCGGCAAGACAGCCTCGTTCACGCTGCCCATGATTTCTGCGCTTGCGCGCGGTCGGGCACGGGCGCGGATGCCGCGATCTCTGGTGCTCTGCCCAACTCGCGAGCTGGCCGCGCAGGTTGCCGAAAACTTCGACGTTTACGCAAAACACGTAAAACTGACCAAAGCGCTGTTGATCGGCGGAGTCAGCTTTAAAGAACAAGATCAGCTGATCGACCGTGGTGTCGATGTTCTGATTGCCACGCCGGGTCGTTTGCTGGACCATTTCGAACGTGGGAAGCTGCTGCTGACTGGCGTGCAGATTATGGTGGTAGACGAAGCCGACCGTATGCTGGACATGGGTTTCATCCCCGATATCGAACGCATCTTTGGCCTGACACCGTTCACCCGCCAGACGCTGTTCTTCTCGGCCACGATGGCTCCGGAAATCGAACGGATCACCAACACCTTCCTGTCGAACCCCGAACGGATCGAGGTTGCCCGTCAGGCCACCACATCCGAGACGATCACGCAGGAATTGTGCATGTTCAAAGCGTCGCGTCGTGATCGAGCTGCCAGCGAAAAGCGCAAGCTTCTTCGGGCTCTGATCGACCGTGAAGGCGATAAATGCTCCAACGCGATCATTTTCTGCAACCGGAAGACAGATGTAGATATCTGCGCGAAATCTCTTAGCAAGTACGGCTATGACGCGGCCCCAATCCACGGGGATCTGGAACAGTCCAAGCGCATGGAAGTACTTGATGGGTTCCGTGCAGGCACGCTTCGGTTCTTGTGTGCGTCGGATGTGGCGGCCCGTGGGCTTGATATTCCGAATGTCAGCCACGTGTTCAACTATGATGTGCCGGGCCATGCGGAAGACTACGTTCACCGTATCGGGCGCACCGGGCGCGCCGGGCGTGAAGGCAAAGCCATCATGATCTGCGAGCCGCGCGACGAAAAGAACCTGGATGCTATTGAGCGCTTGATCGAGAACGCCGTTCCGCGAGTCGACAATCCTCTGAAGGCCGATAGCCCATTGAAGGACGAAAAGCCCAAGCGCAGCCGCGCAAAGCCGGATGAAGAAAAGGCCGAAAAGCCCGTCCGTAAGCGCAGGACCGAGAAGCCTAAAGAAGACGTGGTCGAGGCCGCGCCTGCGGAACAGCCACAGCCCGAAGCCAAGCCAGAACGCAACGAGCGTAACGAGCGTAACGAGCGTAACGAGCGTAACAAACCTCGTGGCCGTGGCAACAATCGCGGCGGCGGCAATAAGGTTGTTGGCATGGGCGATCACCTGCCCGAGTTCATCGCCAAAAGTTTTGATGAGCGGCGCGCGGGATAA